One genomic segment of Candidatus Bathyarchaeota archaeon includes these proteins:
- a CDS encoding glycosyltransferase family 4 protein: MDIALITHDYPPIIFGGIGNFAFELAKGLSHRGVNVHVITGHPEDISSIGTTRFQRVMENAVDVIRLPYPSIPPRHTIFQAWNFKRISKIIQSLDVDVIHGQSGCTYPLVKNLNKNAPVLVTFHGSALFDKIASSQSIFRGGTIDDFSKFFLGYPAWHMSYKKELQYSNAVITVSKALKSEILIEMGKKYENKIQSIHNGVDLQSLDKDYCENTDGIDESEEKILFAGRLYWRKGASNVIRMAYLLQKRNTNFKIIVHGTGPLFGKMQQSIKALGLTNVQLKGFTSKRELIKSLKSCKFVLIPSFYEACPMTLLEGMCLGKIPLMLKLPFSSELTQEGKYGILGDGMVDLTNQVITLKNSHLLPQFSNDIRAFARNAYCIEKITGQYLEVYKNLV; the protein is encoded by the coding sequence TTGGATATTGCTTTGATTACTCACGATTACCCTCCTATCATTTTTGGAGGAATTGGCAATTTCGCTTTTGAGTTGGCAAAAGGGCTCTCACATAGAGGAGTCAATGTTCATGTTATAACTGGTCATCCCGAAGACATCTCTTCCATTGGAACTACGCGTTTTCAACGGGTAATGGAAAATGCTGTGGATGTTATTAGACTTCCGTACCCAAGCATTCCGCCTAGGCATACAATTTTTCAAGCTTGGAACTTTAAGAGAATATCAAAAATAATCCAAAGCTTAGACGTTGACGTTATCCACGGGCAGTCAGGTTGTACTTATCCTTTAGTAAAAAATCTAAATAAGAATGCTCCCGTGCTTGTTACCTTTCATGGAAGCGCCCTTTTTGACAAGATTGCAAGTTCACAATCAATTTTTCGTGGTGGAACAATCGATGACTTCTCAAAATTCTTCTTGGGCTACCCTGCTTGGCACATGAGTTACAAAAAGGAACTTCAATACTCTAACGCTGTAATAACCGTATCAAAAGCTTTGAAATCTGAAATCCTGATCGAAATGGGCAAAAAATACGAAAACAAAATCCAATCTATACATAACGGTGTTGACTTGCAATCGCTTGATAAGGACTACTGCGAAAACACAGACGGCATTGACGAATCAGAGGAAAAAATTCTATTCGCTGGTCGTTTGTACTGGCGAAAAGGTGCTTCAAACGTGATTAGGATGGCTTACTTGCTGCAAAAGAGGAATACTAACTTCAAAATAATTGTTCATGGTACTGGTCCTCTTTTTGGCAAAATGCAGCAAAGCATTAAAGCTTTGGGATTAACAAATGTCCAGCTAAAAGGGTTCACTTCAAAACGGGAACTAATAAAGAGCCTAAAAAGCTGCAAATTTGTGTTAATTCCCAGTTTTTATGAAGCTTGCCCGATGACCCTTTTGGAAGGTATGTGTTTAGGAAAGATCCCCCTGATGCTAAAATTACCTTTCTCCTCTGAACTAACTCAAGAAGGGAAATATGGTATACTGGGTGACGGAATGGTGGACCTAACCAATCAAGTAATAACCCTGAAAAACTCACATTTGTTACCTCAGTTCAGCAATGATATTCGTGCCTTTGCCAGAAATGCATACTGTATCGAGAAAATTACTGGACAATATCTTGAAGTTTACAAAAACTTGGTTTAG
- a CDS encoding polysaccharide pyruvyl transferase family protein — protein MVFKEDTNSSTKPKRIFVDGASFTHRSLGTREMGIGAFMLLKKYAPDAKLCIVSAHPKEEHEQCRKLNFDVKITKQKQSFFAAIPVLLSEYFKADLIVGVYGDGFTGRNQLQNSVLLSKFYLDFIVKLLLIDATGKPLLIFPSSLGPFNRSFDRFFVKNLLNRARAVMVREPLSKKYLLAAGINKNIIFDVPDVAFIVQEASPKSIEYFSKLKSKSLIVGIGASQLISSESEKYTEILAKTADYLVTNLHATVLLIPHEIQLKKISDPPSHSAKIGGDDLDAVRKVYSQVTKKQNIIPVTDESEADILKAIIGQCDLFIGSRTHSIIAALSMGVPTIGIAYSQKTPGIMRMVGLDEFVSHFRTLTCEDLILKINTMISARVEIQNKLSIKAEELKKQVWGICDVIDNF, from the coding sequence ATGGTTTTTAAAGAAGACACTAACAGTTCAACTAAGCCAAAGAGAATATTTGTTGACGGCGCCAGTTTTACTCATCGTAGCTTGGGCACCCGCGAAATGGGCATCGGTGCTTTCATGTTACTTAAGAAATATGCACCAGACGCAAAACTTTGCATAGTTTCTGCTCATCCAAAAGAGGAACATGAGCAGTGCCGTAAGCTTAATTTTGATGTAAAAATAACAAAACAAAAACAATCTTTCTTTGCGGCTATTCCCGTTCTTCTTTCTGAATACTTCAAGGCAGACCTGATTGTAGGAGTGTATGGTGATGGCTTTACTGGTAGAAACCAACTACAAAATTCTGTGCTTCTTTCAAAGTTTTATCTCGATTTTATCGTTAAGCTCCTTCTAATCGACGCGACTGGAAAACCATTGCTTATTTTCCCATCCTCTCTGGGTCCATTTAACCGGAGCTTTGACAGATTCTTCGTTAAAAATCTCCTAAACAGGGCCAGAGCCGTGATGGTTAGAGAACCGCTTTCTAAAAAGTACCTTTTAGCTGCTGGCATAAACAAGAACATCATATTTGACGTTCCAGATGTCGCTTTTATTGTACAGGAGGCATCACCTAAATCTATTGAATATTTTTCCAAATTAAAAAGTAAAAGTCTCATAGTGGGCATCGGTGCTTCACAATTGATAAGTTCTGAATCAGAGAAATACACCGAAATACTTGCAAAAACCGCGGATTATTTGGTCACTAACTTGCACGCTACAGTCCTTCTTATTCCGCATGAAATACAGTTAAAGAAAATAAGTGACCCCCCTTCTCACTCAGCAAAAATCGGCGGAGACGACCTTGATGCAGTACGCAAGGTGTACTCGCAAGTAACTAAAAAACAAAACATAATTCCAGTCACTGACGAGTCTGAAGCTGATATCTTAAAAGCAATAATTGGTCAGTGTGACTTGTTTATTGGTTCAAGAACACATTCGATAATTGCTGCGTTATCAATGGGTGTTCCGACTATTGGAATAGCGTACAGCCAAAAAACCCCCGGAATAATGCGGATGGTGGGTCTGGATGAATTTGTTAGTCATTTTAGGACACTAACCTGTGAGGATTTGATTTTAAAAATAAACACCATGATATCCGCACGAGTTGAAATACAAAATAAATTATCCATTAAAGCAGAAGAGCTGAAAAAGCAAGTTTGGGGTATTTGTGACGTTATCGACAATTTTTAA
- a CDS encoding Coenzyme F420 hydrogenase/dehydrogenase, beta subunit C-terminal domain: MTQALLQDKNRQTISRTVTAGLCTACGTCEGVCPQSAIKMYEDKNRGNFFPRINFQKCINCGVCLRCCPGESVDFKQLNLELFGKEPADFLVGNFLDFYVSNSTNYEIRYNSSSGGLITELLIYALEKRIIDGAIVTRMSDQNPLRPEIVLAKTKEEIVAASKSKYCPVPTNVVLKEVLKTDGRFAIVGLPCHIQGVKKAISVNKKIGERILFTFGLMCSYNRNFLATEYILKKLCIKKDDVAVLDYRGQGYLGYLCVKLKNGQKISVPYTQYYNKWLRSFLYLPRCTMCLDHTAELADISFGDNWMPNYQKESVGSSILISRTASAENLIANALADNRIDLTKTKSSEVIASKKGALIRKRNYISARIEIFKLLGKKTPFYNQSLPTGTPSAYIDAIITYLQIFLAQKRFLWRFLDVLAISLNLAANTLKKKQ, from the coding sequence ATGACACAAGCACTTCTACAAGACAAAAATAGACAGACAATCAGTAGGACAGTTACCGCTGGTCTTTGTACAGCATGCGGGACTTGTGAGGGTGTATGTCCACAATCAGCCATTAAAATGTATGAAGATAAAAATAGAGGCAATTTTTTTCCGCGGATAAACTTTCAAAAATGTATTAACTGTGGGGTCTGTCTCCGTTGTTGCCCTGGCGAATCTGTTGACTTTAAACAGTTAAATCTGGAACTGTTTGGGAAAGAGCCTGCGGATTTTCTGGTGGGCAATTTCCTTGATTTTTACGTTAGTAATTCAACTAATTATGAGATACGGTACAATTCTTCTTCTGGTGGATTAATCACTGAATTGTTGATTTATGCCCTAGAAAAGCGGATTATCGATGGTGCAATAGTGACAAGGATGAGTGATCAAAATCCTCTGCGTCCCGAAATTGTCTTAGCGAAGACAAAAGAAGAAATTGTGGCAGCATCTAAGTCCAAATATTGTCCTGTGCCAACAAATGTTGTGTTAAAAGAAGTTCTTAAAACAGATGGGCGTTTTGCTATAGTTGGTTTGCCTTGTCATATACAGGGCGTTAAAAAAGCTATATCTGTTAATAAAAAAATAGGTGAGCGAATACTTTTCACTTTTGGTCTTATGTGCTCTTACAATCGAAATTTTCTGGCGACCGAGTATATACTAAAAAAATTATGTATAAAAAAAGACGATGTAGCTGTTTTAGACTATCGAGGACAAGGTTACTTGGGTTACCTGTGTGTTAAACTAAAAAATGGGCAAAAAATCTCGGTACCTTACACTCAATACTACAATAAATGGTTACGGTCTTTTTTATATTTACCCCGCTGCACTATGTGTCTTGATCATACAGCTGAATTAGCCGATATCTCCTTTGGGGACAACTGGATGCCCAATTACCAAAAAGAGTCTGTTGGTAGCTCCATACTTATATCCAGAACGGCATCTGCGGAAAACTTGATAGCAAATGCACTGGCAGACAACAGAATAGACCTAACAAAAACAAAAAGTAGCGAAGTAATTGCATCCAAGAAAGGCGCTTTAATCCGTAAACGAAATTATATAAGCGCACGCATTGAGATCTTCAAACTCTTAGGTAAGAAAACCCCCTTTTATAACCAATCATTACCAACAGGTACACCTTCAGCTTATATTGATGCTATAATAACATACCTGCAAATATTTCTAGCTCAAAAGCGGTTTTTGTGGCGATTTTTAGATGTGCTGGCAATCTCGCTAAACTTGGCTGCAAACACCCTGAAAAAGAAACAATAA